Proteins co-encoded in one Sulfurimonas sp. HSL1-2 genomic window:
- a CDS encoding hemopexin repeat-containing protein, whose protein sequence is MSTELIRLPVVVIKLADDDGSHYAGDAFSDDTIRALIEDTNAIYEPDVGIRLILQKISTLNNTLINRVADWSMECPDAEATIPHPDPAFAGYRLSPSQHAAYSYAAKHYPDKIVIYVRRRTAIRVPVDAGYPKPLDGNWPGLPAAFKQGIDAALLRQDNGKIYLFKGNEYVRFSSVSAGVDPGYPKPIANHWPGLPASFQQGIDAALWRESNGCVYLFKGSEYVRFTSVSAGVDPGYPKPIADHWPGLPPSFQQGIDAALYYKPTGQIYFFKNDEYVRFSSVSAGVDPGYPQAIRDNWRGLPEGFEQGIQAALWRESNGCTYLFKGSEYVRYSKACDIVDEGGGGFSHKDMNFVALSPWAATGTLGVMVYAGGPTPAQAPHVFLAHELGHYFDLTHTMRNDSPETMAVATQQLDDYCRQHYPDPKNVPENIADLVWDMDTLTDTSGDPGATLYMQALFGTDLPSATANPCIGAGTFTVHSDYCGRDFTATPPRDNVMSYTAQCPYLPGNTTGQTRARITPQQRAIIHASLTTWRKNLQQLPVGHDRYNAVWIKSDEDRPVIWAWKRADFDRLKKEYDAKGFRLDELNAFVLPGGEVRYNAVWIKSHDDRPAVWAWKRADFDKLYTEYYAKGYRLASLNAFMLPDGIERFNAIWIKSHEDRPAVWAWKRADFDKLYTEYHDKGFRLIDINTFVYPDGEERYNAVWIKSDEDRPAVWAWKRADFDKLYTEYNAKGYRPERLNAFLGADGELRYNALWVNVGGGRKALWEWVRWDFESRHDTLHAKGYRLYRLGCSVLP, encoded by the coding sequence ATGAGCACGGAGCTGATCAGACTGCCCGTCGTCGTCATCAAGCTCGCCGATGACGACGGCTCGCACTATGCAGGCGACGCATTTTCAGACGACACGATCAGGGCGCTGATCGAGGATACCAATGCCATTTACGAACCCGATGTGGGCATCAGGCTGATTCTGCAGAAGATCAGCACCCTCAACAATACGCTGATCAACCGTGTGGCGGACTGGAGCATGGAGTGCCCCGATGCAGAGGCGACGATCCCGCACCCGGACCCTGCTTTCGCCGGTTACCGCCTGAGCCCTTCGCAGCATGCGGCCTACAGCTATGCGGCCAAGCACTACCCCGACAAGATCGTCATTTACGTCCGCCGCCGGACCGCCATCAGGGTGCCAGTCGATGCGGGTTACCCCAAACCGCTTGACGGGAACTGGCCCGGACTCCCCGCCGCGTTCAAGCAGGGGATCGACGCCGCCCTGCTGCGGCAGGACAACGGCAAGATCTACCTCTTCAAAGGAAACGAATACGTCCGCTTCTCAAGCGTCAGTGCAGGAGTAGACCCGGGTTACCCCAAGCCCATCGCGAACCACTGGCCGGGCCTACCGGCTTCCTTTCAGCAGGGGATCGATGCCGCGCTTTGGCGGGAGAGTAACGGCTGCGTCTACCTCTTCAAAGGGAGCGAATACGTCCGTTTCACAAGCGTCAGTGCCGGCGTCGACCCGGGCTATCCCAAGCCCATCGCCGACCACTGGCCGGGCCTCCCGCCCTCATTCCAACAGGGGATCGATGCCGCGCTCTACTACAAACCCACCGGTCAGATCTATTTCTTTAAAAATGACGAATACGTCCGCTTCTCAAGCGTCAGTGCAGGAGTAGACCCGGGCTACCCGCAGGCCATCAGAGACAACTGGCGCGGTCTCCCGGAGGGATTCGAACAGGGCATCCAGGCGGCCCTGTGGCGCGAAAGCAACGGCTGTACCTACCTCTTCAAAGGCAGCGAGTATGTCCGGTACTCGAAGGCGTGCGACATTGTCGACGAAGGCGGCGGCGGTTTCTCGCACAAAGATATGAACTTTGTCGCGCTCAGCCCGTGGGCGGCGACGGGAACGCTGGGCGTCATGGTCTACGCCGGCGGTCCTACCCCCGCCCAGGCACCCCACGTCTTTCTGGCCCATGAGCTCGGCCACTACTTCGACCTGACCCATACCATGCGCAACGACTCCCCCGAAACAATGGCCGTCGCGACGCAGCAGCTCGACGACTACTGCCGGCAGCACTATCCCGACCCCAAAAACGTCCCCGAAAACATCGCGGACCTCGTTTGGGATATGGATACCCTGACGGATACCTCAGGCGATCCGGGCGCCACACTGTACATGCAGGCGCTCTTCGGGACAGACCTGCCCTCTGCCACCGCCAACCCCTGCATCGGGGCCGGTACGTTCACCGTCCACTCGGACTACTGCGGCAGGGACTTTACCGCGACACCGCCGCGCGACAACGTCATGAGCTACACGGCGCAGTGTCCCTACCTTCCCGGCAACACCACCGGGCAGACGCGGGCACGGATCACGCCGCAGCAGCGGGCCATCATCCACGCATCGCTGACAACCTGGCGCAAAAACCTGCAGCAGCTGCCGGTGGGCCATGACCGCTACAACGCCGTCTGGATCAAATCGGACGAAGACCGTCCCGTCATCTGGGCCTGGAAACGGGCCGACTTCGACAGACTGAAAAAAGAGTATGATGCAAAAGGGTTCCGCCTGGACGAACTCAACGCCTTCGTCCTGCCCGGCGGCGAGGTGCGCTACAACGCCGTCTGGATCAAATCGCACGACGACAGGCCCGCCGTCTGGGCCTGGAAACGCGCCGATTTCGACAAGCTCTACACCGAGTACTACGCGAAAGGGTACCGGCTGGCGTCGCTCAATGCCTTCATGCTCCCCGACGGCATTGAGCGTTTCAACGCCATCTGGATCAAATCGCACGAAGACCGGCCCGCTGTCTGGGCCTGGAAACGCGCCGATTTCGACAAGCTGTACACCGAGTACCATGACAAAGGCTTCCGCCTGATCGATATCAATACGTTCGTCTACCCTGACGGAGAGGAGCGCTACAACGCCGTCTGGATCAAGTCGGACGAGGACCGTCCCGCCGTCTGGGCCTGGAAACGCGCCGACTTCGACAAGCTGTACACCGAGTACAACGCGAAAGGGTACCGTCCGGAACGCCTCAATGCTTTCCTCGGCGCCGACGGCGAACTGCGCTACAACGCCCTCTGGGTCAATGTAGGCGGCGGCAGAAAGGCCCTGTGGGAGTGGGTGCGCTGGGACTTCGAGAGCCGCCACGACACGCTGCACGCCAAGGGGTACCGCCTCTATCGGCTCGGCTGCAGCGTCCTACCCTAG
- a CDS encoding J domain-containing protein, with translation MQERSWEEEQFIIWNSALGLRDFVMIDRVEGDEGSRVAWLEEPYEMVGPFDFDEFLSTGCISFAACVVMSRHKWNTERTQLLQESMERRRKTQEKVFEELARRNRHKRRHGSPFRQFNEREMRELLELPVDGELEVTQIKAAYRRRAKEAHPDVGGSHELFVQITEARDLLIELVS, from the coding sequence ATGCAAGAGCGTTCGTGGGAAGAGGAGCAATTCATCATCTGGAACAGTGCGCTCGGTCTCCGCGACTTCGTCATGATCGACCGCGTCGAAGGCGACGAAGGGAGCCGGGTCGCCTGGCTGGAAGAGCCCTACGAGATGGTCGGCCCCTTCGACTTTGACGAGTTCCTCTCCACAGGATGCATCAGCTTTGCCGCCTGCGTCGTCATGTCCCGCCATAAATGGAATACGGAGCGCACGCAGCTGCTGCAGGAGTCCATGGAACGCCGCCGCAAGACCCAGGAGAAGGTTTTCGAGGAGCTGGCCCGTCGCAACCGGCACAAACGGCGCCACGGCAGCCCCTTCCGGCAGTTCAACGAACGCGAGATGCGAGAACTCCTGGAACTCCCCGTCGACGGCGAACTTGAAGTGACCCAGATCAAAGCCGCCTACCGCCGCCGCGCCAAAGAGGCGCACCCTGACGTCGGCGGCAGCCACGAGCTCTTCGTGCAGATCACGGAAGCGCGGGACCTCCTGATCGAGCTTGTTTCATAA
- a CDS encoding nitroreductase produces MDTLDALLERRSVRAFRDKAVDKETVISILEHAKHAPSGVNMQPWSVCVVGGSRKKQIEEKIIRAFEAGEKARMDYSYYPQQWEEPYRSRRKETGLLMYRTLGIAKEDKAAQAEQWKANYRAFDAPVVLYFFIDAALEKGSWLDYGMFLQSVMLAATSLGLGSCPQAALAEYPDIVREALGIGGDKTLLCGMALGYEDKTAPINGYRTPRVPLDAFTAFYDA; encoded by the coding sequence ATGGATACATTGGATGCACTCCTCGAACGCAGATCGGTGCGGGCTTTCCGCGACAAAGCGGTCGACAAAGAGACGGTCATCTCGATACTCGAACACGCAAAGCATGCCCCCTCCGGCGTCAACATGCAGCCGTGGAGCGTCTGCGTCGTCGGCGGCAGCAGAAAGAAGCAGATCGAAGAAAAGATCATCCGGGCCTTCGAAGCGGGCGAGAAAGCCCGCATGGACTATAGCTACTACCCGCAGCAGTGGGAGGAGCCCTACCGGAGCCGGCGCAAAGAGACGGGCCTGCTGATGTACCGGACGCTGGGCATTGCCAAAGAGGACAAAGCGGCACAGGCCGAACAGTGGAAAGCCAACTACAGGGCCTTCGACGCCCCCGTCGTACTTTACTTTTTCATCGATGCCGCCCTGGAAAAGGGTTCCTGGCTCGATTACGGCATGTTCCTGCAGTCCGTCATGCTCGCGGCAACGTCCCTCGGGCTGGGCAGCTGCCCGCAGGCCGCCCTGGCCGAATACCCGGACATCGTCCGCGAGGCGCTGGGCATCGGCGGCGACAAGACCCTGCTCTGCGGCATGGCCCTGGGCTACGAGGACAAGACGGCCCCCATCAACGGCTACCGGACGCCAAGAGTTCCCCTCGACGCGTTCACCGCGTTCTACGATGCCTGA
- a CDS encoding FAD-dependent oxidoreductase: MTYDTAIIGAGINGCATAYFLTQGGEKVALIDREGIAAGGSGAAGAFVSPKFSKGGPLKMLMEESYLFSLDFYERRFPELIRIAPLIHFAKYEDENEKVRAFKETTALPMLASMPEAPLTEETEAFEHVVLARSGLVNAQGVCSRLAEGSDLILDDINIIKYDDGIWSVGTIRAKKVVLATGAYRPVVAMPHIALRAIWGHRVDIRTATPLPCHLHQYVSIAATGANGEGAIGATHDVHYDPQTATEPYDYAAGRAELLQKAAKTVRLENIEVLQDHTGLRSGSNDYYPLVGRVADAEASLQAFPGLAKGAKTDAASLVYHPGIYMINGTGGYGFVMGPLLARTLAESLLEGKPLPEALDPTRFLYRWAKRAGK; this comes from the coding sequence TTGACCTACGACACGGCCATAATCGGCGCCGGCATCAACGGCTGCGCGACGGCGTATTTTTTGACGCAGGGGGGCGAGAAAGTCGCCCTGATCGACCGCGAAGGGATCGCCGCTGGCGGCAGCGGTGCGGCAGGGGCTTTCGTTTCGCCCAAGTTCTCCAAGGGCGGCCCGCTCAAGATGCTGATGGAGGAGAGCTACCTATTCTCGCTCGATTTTTACGAGCGCCGTTTCCCCGAGCTGATCCGCATCGCACCCCTGATCCACTTCGCCAAGTACGAGGACGAGAACGAAAAGGTGAGGGCATTCAAAGAGACGACGGCGCTGCCGATGCTCGCTTCGATGCCGGAAGCGCCCCTGACAGAGGAGACGGAGGCGTTCGAACACGTTGTCCTGGCCCGCAGCGGGCTGGTCAACGCCCAGGGAGTCTGCTCGCGGCTGGCGGAGGGTTCTGACTTAATATTGGATGATATTAATATCATAAAATATGATGACGGAATCTGGTCGGTCGGAACGATCCGCGCGAAGAAGGTCGTTCTGGCGACGGGCGCATACCGGCCCGTCGTTGCGATGCCGCATATCGCGCTGCGGGCCATCTGGGGGCACCGCGTCGACATCAGGACGGCGACGCCGCTGCCGTGCCATCTGCACCAGTACGTCTCCATTGCCGCGACCGGCGCGAACGGGGAGGGTGCCATCGGGGCGACGCACGACGTGCACTATGATCCGCAGACAGCGACGGAGCCCTATGATTATGCTGCAGGGCGTGCGGAACTGCTGCAGAAGGCGGCCAAAACAGTCAGGCTGGAAAATATTGAAGTCCTCCAGGACCACACGGGGCTGCGTTCGGGTTCCAACGACTATTACCCGCTGGTCGGAAGGGTCGCCGACGCCGAGGCGTCGCTGCAGGCGTTTCCGGGGCTTGCAAAAGGTGCCAAAACCGACGCGGCGTCGCTCGTCTACCACCCCGGGATCTACATGATCAACGGCACGGGCGGCTACGGCTTCGTCATGGGACCTCTGCTTGCCCGCACCCTCGCCGAGTCGCTGCTGGAAGGAAAGCCGCTACCCGAGGCGCTGGACCCGACCCGTTTCCTCTACCGCTGGGCGAAACGCGCCGGAAAGTGA
- a CDS encoding multidrug effflux MFS transporter: MKPQTPHPSFKEFVLLMSLMTAAAALAIDAVMPALSTIGTALQVQTDNDRQLIISLLFAGMALGQLLYGPLSDSFGRKPAIYVGFGLYIAGSLIALLSPNLSVMLFGRFLQGLGAAGPRIVSVALIRDLYEGRMMARVMSFVMSIFIFVPAVAPALGEGLLYLWGWQAIFGLFIAVAAVTLVWFILRQPETLPKARRIPLSLSNVLTGIVETCRNRTALGYTVAMGLVFSVFMGYLSSAEQIFRDTYGTGELFALYFGIFALSIGLASYLNARLVMRYGMRPLSSSALAALTLVSLLYFTYAYAHDGVPPFWSFMLYGLITFFCFGLLFGNLNAMAMEPLGHIAGIGAAVVGSLSTFIALPIGVTIGRLYDGGILALVGGFALLGAAGLAVVRRTGHEKMQRVPVPADD, from the coding sequence ATGAAACCGCAGACACCCCACCCCTCCTTTAAAGAGTTCGTCCTTCTAATGAGCCTGATGACCGCCGCGGCGGCCCTGGCCATCGACGCCGTCATGCCCGCGCTCAGCACCATCGGCACGGCCCTGCAGGTGCAGACGGACAACGACCGCCAGCTTATCATCTCCCTGCTTTTTGCGGGGATGGCCCTGGGGCAGCTGCTCTACGGGCCGCTCAGCGACAGCTTCGGGCGGAAGCCGGCCATCTATGTCGGGTTCGGCCTCTACATCGCGGGTTCCCTCATCGCCCTGCTCAGCCCGAACCTCTCCGTCATGCTCTTCGGCCGCTTTTTGCAGGGGCTCGGCGCCGCCGGGCCGCGCATCGTTTCCGTGGCCCTCATTCGCGACCTTTACGAAGGGCGGATGATGGCCCGGGTGATGTCCTTCGTCATGAGCATCTTCATCTTCGTACCCGCCGTCGCCCCGGCCCTGGGCGAAGGGCTGCTCTACCTCTGGGGGTGGCAGGCGATCTTCGGGCTCTTCATTGCCGTCGCCGCCGTCACGCTGGTCTGGTTCATCCTTCGCCAGCCGGAGACCCTGCCCAAAGCGCGGCGCATCCCCCTCTCGCTCTCAAACGTCCTTACCGGCATCGTCGAGACCTGCAGGAACCGCACCGCCCTAGGCTATACCGTCGCCATGGGGCTGGTCTTCAGCGTCTTCATGGGCTATCTCAGCTCCGCCGAACAGATCTTCCGCGACACCTACGGCACCGGGGAGCTCTTCGCCCTCTACTTCGGCATCTTCGCCCTCTCCATCGGCCTCGCCTCCTACCTCAATGCGCGGCTGGTGATGCGCTACGGGATGCGGCCGCTCAGCTCCTCGGCGCTCGCGGCCCTCACCCTCGTCTCGCTCCTCTATTTCACCTATGCCTATGCCCATGACGGCGTACCACCGTTTTGGAGCTTCATGCTCTACGGCCTCATTACCTTCTTCTGCTTCGGCCTGCTGTTCGGCAACCTTAATGCCATGGCGATGGAGCCGCTGGGACACATTGCCGGCATCGGCGCCGCGGTCGTCGGTTCGCTCTCGACCTTCATCGCCCTGCCCATCGGCGTGACCATAGGCCGCCTCTACGACGGCGGCATCCTCGCCCTCGTCGGGGGCTTTGCCCTCCTCGGCGCTGCCGGGCTTGCCGTCGTACGCCGCACCGGCCACGAGAAGATGCAGCGCGTCCCCGTCCCGGCCGATGACTGA
- a CDS encoding GNAT family N-acetyltransferase, with protein MRWQWSLYDRLSPMEILEIMKLRQAVFVVEQECAYQDADDLDPLSWHLTGWEEDADGKRLVAYLRVVSPGRRFAEPSIGRVITPLPLRGRGLGKALMLEAIARIPSLYRQASIRISAQQRLEPFYAGFGFETVSDPYDEDGIPHVEMLRVP; from the coding sequence ATGCGGTGGCAATGGTCATTGTACGATCGGCTCTCCCCCATGGAGATCCTGGAGATCATGAAGCTCCGGCAGGCCGTCTTTGTCGTGGAACAGGAGTGCGCCTATCAGGATGCGGACGACCTTGATCCGCTGTCGTGGCACCTCACGGGGTGGGAAGAAGATGCCGACGGGAAACGGCTCGTCGCCTATCTGCGCGTCGTATCCCCGGGCAGGAGATTCGCGGAACCCTCCATCGGGCGCGTCATCACCCCCTTGCCGCTGCGCGGCAGGGGTCTGGGCAAAGCGCTGATGCTTGAAGCGATAGCGCGTATCCCCTCGCTTTACCGGCAGGCGTCCATCCGCATCTCAGCGCAGCAGCGACTGGAGCCCTTCTATGCCGGCTTCGGCTTTGAAACGGTTTCAGATCCCTACGACGAAGACGGCATTCCCCACGTCGAGATGCTGAGAGTACCCTAG